In Flammeovirgaceae bacterium 311, one DNA window encodes the following:
- a CDS encoding hypothetical protein (COG0628 Predicted permease): MYFRNLSRINQILFFGLAILAALYYGAEFLIPITFAAFLAALVSPVCNLLQGAGLGKIFSSLLCTLLIFVVVGALAYLMFYQLKIFADDLPLIKEQAKNFLHGLQEQLSSATGISRQEQKQFFDERSDTFLSMLEDQLTLFLSSLFFVILKFLLTLVYLFLFLLYRKRFQKVVMMYVDREDNTKAEKIMNESSRVVHHFLWGRVKVMALLAIMYLIAFWIFDLQYMILLTLFGAIITIIPYLGPLMSGILPVIMYMIFNDSFSDILLFTAVVFVIQLIESYLLEPLIIGSEVRISPLAVILAIIVGGRIWGLAGMILFVPLLAIIKIYADHTQTLKPIGILLGNDPDKDKKKNKD, from the coding sequence ATGTACTTTAGAAATCTGTCAAGAATCAATCAGATACTTTTCTTTGGGTTAGCAATACTTGCTGCATTATACTACGGAGCTGAATTTCTGATACCAATCACTTTTGCCGCCTTTCTGGCAGCTTTGGTCAGTCCTGTATGCAACCTTCTGCAGGGAGCCGGTCTCGGAAAAATCTTTTCCTCCCTGCTCTGCACCTTACTCATCTTTGTGGTGGTTGGCGCACTGGCTTACCTGATGTTTTACCAGCTTAAAATATTTGCCGACGACCTGCCCCTGATCAAAGAACAGGCAAAGAATTTTCTGCATGGTTTGCAGGAGCAGCTATCTTCAGCAACAGGTATCTCACGCCAGGAACAAAAACAATTCTTTGACGAACGTTCAGATACTTTCCTAAGCATGCTGGAAGACCAGCTCACCCTCTTTCTCTCAAGCTTGTTCTTTGTTATCCTGAAGTTCTTACTTACCCTGGTCTATCTTTTTCTGTTTTTACTTTACCGCAAAAGATTTCAGAAGGTCGTGATGATGTATGTAGATCGTGAGGATAATACAAAAGCTGAAAAAATCATGAATGAAAGCAGCAGGGTGGTTCATCATTTTTTATGGGGGCGTGTAAAAGTGATGGCACTACTGGCCATCATGTATTTGATCGCCTTCTGGATATTTGATCTTCAATATATGATACTGTTAACCCTTTTTGGGGCAATCATAACAATTATACCCTACCTGGGCCCGCTCATGAGCGGCATTTTACCCGTTATCATGTACATGATTTTTAATGATAGTTTTTCTGATATTCTGTTGTTTACAGCGGTTGTTTTTGTGATACAGCTCATTGAAAGTTACCTGCTGGAACCACTGATCATAGGATCAGAAGTAAGAATCAGCCCCCTGGCAGTTATTTTAGCCATTATTGTTGGTGGCAGAATCTGGGGGCTTGCAGGCATGATCCTGTTTGTGCCCCTGCTGGCTATTATTAAAATTTATGCCGACCATACCCAAACCCTAAAGCCTATAGGTATTCTTTTAGGGAATGATCCTGATAAAGACAAAAAAAAGAATAAAGACTAA
- a CDS encoding PAS/PAC sensor signal transduction histidine kinase (COG2202 FOG: PAS/PAC domain), producing MQAPFAIGIYSGINHTIEFANPAMCELWGRKHSQIINKSLFTALPEVANQGFEEILDNVYKSGETFNGKELPATVNRNGKLKIVYFNVVYKPILNDQKEINGIIQLATDVTDTVEARNKAERNEEFLNLALQSSKVSTWFYDFIQKVYVRNEEHDRLFGYSQLQDRWDQEIFLSHVLPEDRELALNNYEWGRNSGNINYEVRIRRTDGVIRWINLKGKTSFNLKGEPISMSGIIMDITEQKQATIRERQLAVERAAREEAERQRVIFNELFMNAPALISIFEGPEHTFTLVNPLYQQLFPGRKLEGQPMLRALPELQGQPIIDIINKVYETGETFTGKEIPIQLARSGDGRLDTGYFNVVYQAMRDTQGMVKGILLFAFEVTDQILVRQEIQSSATNLRIALEAGNMGTWHLDLDEDSSSIGSLHHDQIFGYHSPVKSWGIKEFMEHIVPEDKEQVQAQFEMASKYGELRFEARIMGADQKLRWISVRGKTFYENELPTRMAGVVMDITERKMVEEKLKELTEELASSNTELTRANEEIQSHLLELSQTNHQLTLINADLDNFIYTASHDLKTPISNIEGLMKLLVKNLSEEIAAKQDVQKPIQLIEASIERFKKTIVELTDIAKIQKEAEEVEILSIEKIVEEVELDLQPLIQETNTTVEKYFEKCPQLPFSPKNLKSIIYNFLSNAIKYRSPDRPPKITISCYLEDGQPVLMVQDNGLGMQEKDLNKIFSMYTRLHTHVEGSGVGLYLVKRIVDNAGGTLKVESGLDKGSTFKVYLPASKNYTTPLF from the coding sequence TTGCAGGCTCCGTTTGCCATTGGCATTTACAGTGGCATTAACCACACCATTGAATTTGCCAATCCTGCAATGTGCGAACTCTGGGGCAGAAAGCATAGCCAGATCATTAATAAGTCTTTATTTACAGCCTTACCGGAAGTGGCCAACCAGGGGTTTGAAGAGATTCTTGATAATGTATACAAAAGCGGGGAAACCTTTAATGGAAAAGAACTGCCGGCCACCGTTAACAGGAATGGAAAACTAAAAATTGTTTACTTCAATGTAGTATATAAGCCCATCCTGAACGACCAGAAGGAAATTAATGGCATTATACAATTAGCAACCGATGTTACCGACACAGTAGAAGCCCGCAACAAAGCAGAAAGAAACGAAGAATTCCTAAACCTTGCACTGCAAAGCAGTAAAGTAAGTACCTGGTTTTACGATTTTATACAAAAAGTTTATGTGCGTAACGAAGAGCACGACAGGCTCTTTGGGTATAGTCAGTTACAGGATCGCTGGGACCAGGAGATTTTTCTGTCTCATGTACTTCCAGAAGACAGAGAGCTGGCCCTCAATAATTATGAATGGGGCAGAAACAGCGGCAACATCAACTACGAAGTAAGAATTAGACGAACCGATGGTGTTATCCGCTGGATTAACCTCAAAGGTAAAACCTCCTTTAATCTAAAGGGAGAGCCGATAAGCATGTCGGGCATAATCATGGATATTACCGAACAAAAGCAGGCAACAATCCGTGAGCGGCAGCTGGCAGTAGAAAGAGCCGCCCGTGAAGAAGCAGAAAGGCAGCGTGTTATTTTTAATGAGCTTTTCATGAATGCACCTGCGCTCATCAGTATTTTTGAGGGCCCCGAACATACTTTCACCCTGGTCAATCCACTCTATCAGCAGTTATTTCCCGGCCGTAAGCTGGAGGGCCAGCCAATGCTTAGGGCTTTGCCGGAGCTACAGGGACAACCCATCATCGACATTATCAATAAGGTATATGAAACTGGTGAAACTTTCACAGGCAAAGAGATTCCCATACAGCTGGCACGCAGTGGTGATGGCCGCCTGGATACCGGCTACTTTAATGTAGTTTACCAGGCAATGCGTGATACGCAAGGTATGGTAAAAGGCATTTTGCTGTTTGCCTTCGAAGTAACAGATCAGATCCTGGTCAGGCAGGAAATTCAAAGCAGTGCTACCAATTTGCGTATCGCCCTGGAGGCAGGTAATATGGGCACCTGGCATCTTGATCTTGATGAAGATTCATCCTCCATAGGCTCCCTGCATCACGACCAGATCTTTGGCTACCACAGCCCTGTAAAATCATGGGGAATCAAGGAGTTTATGGAGCACATCGTTCCTGAAGACAAGGAGCAGGTACAGGCACAGTTTGAAATGGCCAGTAAATATGGTGAGTTGCGGTTTGAAGCCAGGATCATGGGTGCGGATCAGAAACTACGCTGGATATCAGTAAGGGGTAAAACCTTTTATGAAAATGAGCTGCCCACCAGAATGGCAGGGGTGGTCATGGATATTACCGAACGTAAAATGGTGGAAGAAAAGCTGAAAGAGCTAACAGAAGAGCTGGCCTCCAGCAACACAGAACTTACCAGGGCAAACGAAGAGATTCAGTCCCACCTGCTCGAACTATCACAAACAAACCATCAGCTAACACTCATCAATGCCGATCTGGATAACTTTATTTATACCGCTTCGCACGACCTGAAAACGCCGATCTCTAACATAGAGGGCCTGATGAAGCTGCTGGTTAAGAATTTATCTGAGGAGATTGCAGCCAAACAGGATGTTCAGAAACCCATACAGCTCATAGAAGCCTCGATAGAACGTTTCAAAAAGACTATTGTAGAACTAACAGATATAGCTAAAATTCAAAAAGAAGCTGAGGAGGTTGAAATTCTTAGCATAGAAAAGATTGTTGAGGAGGTAGAACTTGATCTGCAACCGCTGATACAGGAAACGAACACAACAGTGGAGAAATACTTTGAAAAATGCCCGCAGCTGCCCTTTTCTCCCAAAAATCTGAAAAGCATCATCTACAATTTTCTTTCTAATGCCATTAAATACCGTTCTCCAGATCGCCCGCCTAAAATTACCATCTCCTGCTATCTGGAAGACGGACAGCCGGTGCTGATGGTGCAGGACAACGGCCTTGGTATGCAGGAAAAAGACCTGAATAAAATATTTTCGATGTACACCCGCCTCCACACCCATGTGGAAGGCTCCGGGGTAGGTTTGTACCTTGTAAAACGTATTGTGGATAATGCAGGTGGTACACTCAAGGTAGAAAGCGGGCTGGATAAGGGCTCAACTTTCAAGGTCTACCTGCCTGCCTCGAAAAACTATACAACACCCTTGTTCTGA
- a CDS encoding alpha-2-macroglobulin (COG2373 Large extracellular alpha-helical protein) has translation MQLKSLTLQKRKLFISLFLGITLLLLALFYMLKPKAAQDTAYALPEEDAFSAYISAYTLGVISSESPIQVRFTADVAPEDQVGLENTDNVFSIDPAVTGKAYWVDSRTLSFQPHSPLNSGSLYKINLKLHKLMEVPKVAEVFSFSVKTMEQNFEVSIEGMRPYDKKDLKKQKFLGMVLTADVIKPEDIQGVLTASQSGKKLLTSWQHSEDRRTHYFVVEDVARMEKSSEVELSWDGKPLGIQKAGSSKLEVPALDDFKLMEGKVVQGEEQYISLQFSDPLLEAQTLEGLVKLEGNPGLRYLINENELKVYPAVRQTGSLKVEVSAGIKNILNYKMKNGHELSLLFEQMNPAVRLVKSGTILPSTDGLVLPFEAVSLKAVDVQIVKIFEDNVGQFLQVNGLDGKQELKRVGRPLIQKTVPLNASGITDFGRWNRFQLDLSEFIEAEPGAIYQVTLGFRKQHSAYFCSEGGNTETELTEFSATDGTNWDEADQHYYNDYYYEDYYYDEDYDYSQRDNPCNGSYYGRRRNVSTNILASDLSIIAKRGDDGKLLVVVTDMKTTQPLAGVSVKVLNYQQREISSGTSNSDGMAELLLDKKPFLLVASYGGQRGYLKLDDGTALSLSNFDVAGEKIERGIKGFIYAERDVWRPGDSLYVNFVLQDLDKTLPKNYPVVMELSNPQGQLIRKMVKANPVGGFYAFHTATSPDAPTGNWTARVKAGGATFSKTIKIETIKPNRLKIRMSLPDGTLRAGHSNLVILSVNWLHGATAKHLKADVEMIVVPAVTEFKKYPNYIFDDPAKKFESESQLVFEDRVDDNGLARFNIKTGNFSQAPGMLKAVLKTKVFEEGGDFSVDRLSFPLQPYESYVGIQDNKKQGYEMLETARLQQVELVTVDTAGRALGRQDVEVELIKLDWSWWWDQNENNANYMSRTHQKVYSKGKVSTIAGKGSWQFKVDHNDWGRYLIRAKDPVSGHTTGKIVYIDWPNTYDRSGRQNPGGAAMLSLSADKEKYGIKEEMKLSFPSPAAGRALVSIENGSRIIRTFWADVQKGETTVNIPISAEMTPNAYVHISLLQPHSQTTNDLPVRLYGVLPVLVEDPATHLQPEIQMPEKLQPETPFSITVKEKAGRKMTYTLAVVDEGLLDITRFKTPEPWKAFYKREALGVKTWDMYQYVIGAYGGRLERLLAIGGDEAGRKVEGSKVNRFKPVVKFLGPYVLEDGASNTHNLSLQPYVGSVRVMVVAGEEGAYGQAEKTVPVKQPLMLLGTLPRVLGPGESVSLPVSVFAMEDGIRNVNVDIKQNELLSLAGESSQQLSFSKPDDQTVYFDLKVQPRVGAGKVKIEAYSGSHKASYDIDIPVRNPNPPATEVYQTIVPAGQSWNQSFAALGMAGTNKTYLEVSNMPSFNVAKRLQYLVQYPYGCIEQTTSSAFPQLYVQSTTELDAHNKQSIERNIKAAIDRLRGFQHSSGGFGYWPGVHDADDWGTSYAGHFLVEAANRGYAVPDDMLKRWKKYQKQKAENWQRNSRYNDDLNQAYRLYTLALAKAPETGAMNRFREQRNLSTAAQWRLAAAYALAGQKEAGMGIVAKLGKEVTTYSDPGDSYGSALRDQAMILETMLLLDQEKESMDLVMKISQALSEDSWMSTQTTAYCLIAGGKLYERNKDTGNLDFSYSLNGKSEKAATALPLVRKEVNISEKVNNQLAISNSGKGKLYVRVFNTGTPVNGDETNAENHLNLNVVYRDMQGNVIDPTGLEQGTDFMAEVSVSNPGTRGNYKNLALSQIFPSGWEIHNARMDSPGTVEKTGFDYQDIRDDRVYTFFSLNAREKKTFRVLLNASYSGKFYLPAVSCEAMYDNSISARKAGSWVTVGRNGLAEK, from the coding sequence ATGCAGCTGAAGAGCCTTACCCTTCAAAAGCGAAAGCTGTTTATTTCCCTTTTTCTGGGAATTACCCTGCTTTTGCTGGCGCTGTTTTATATGCTGAAGCCAAAGGCTGCACAGGATACAGCCTATGCCCTGCCGGAAGAAGATGCCTTCAGCGCCTATATATCTGCCTATACCCTAGGCGTTATTTCTTCAGAATCGCCCATACAGGTACGTTTTACGGCCGATGTAGCTCCGGAGGACCAGGTAGGCCTTGAAAACACCGACAATGTTTTCAGCATAGATCCTGCTGTAACGGGTAAAGCTTACTGGGTTGACAGCAGAACTCTTTCCTTTCAGCCCCACAGTCCGCTCAACTCCGGTTCCTTATACAAGATAAACCTTAAGCTTCATAAGCTGATGGAGGTGCCTAAAGTAGCCGAGGTTTTTAGCTTTAGTGTAAAAACCATGGAGCAGAACTTTGAGGTAAGCATAGAAGGCATGCGCCCCTACGACAAAAAAGATCTTAAAAAGCAGAAGTTCCTGGGCATGGTTCTTACAGCCGATGTGATAAAGCCCGAAGATATACAGGGAGTGCTCACTGCCAGCCAGTCAGGTAAGAAACTGCTCACCAGCTGGCAGCACAGCGAAGACCGCCGCACCCACTATTTTGTGGTAGAAGACGTGGCCCGTATGGAAAAAAGCTCTGAAGTAGAACTTAGCTGGGATGGCAAACCCCTGGGCATACAGAAAGCCGGCAGCAGTAAACTGGAGGTGCCCGCTCTGGATGATTTTAAGCTGATGGAGGGCAAGGTGGTACAGGGCGAAGAGCAGTACATATCCCTGCAGTTCTCAGATCCCCTGCTGGAAGCACAAACCCTGGAAGGACTGGTAAAACTGGAAGGCAACCCCGGCCTGCGCTACCTGATCAATGAAAATGAACTGAAGGTGTATCCTGCTGTGCGGCAAACCGGCTCTCTGAAGGTAGAAGTATCTGCGGGTATCAAAAACATACTGAACTATAAGATGAAAAACGGGCATGAGCTGAGCCTGCTTTTCGAACAGATGAACCCTGCGGTGCGCCTGGTAAAGTCTGGCACTATTTTACCCTCTACCGATGGTTTGGTACTGCCTTTTGAAGCCGTTAGCCTTAAAGCTGTAGATGTACAGATTGTAAAGATCTTTGAAGATAATGTGGGGCAGTTCCTGCAGGTAAACGGGCTAGACGGCAAACAGGAGCTCAAACGCGTGGGCAGACCGTTAATTCAGAAAACAGTCCCGCTCAATGCTTCGGGTATCACAGATTTTGGGCGCTGGAATCGTTTTCAGCTCGATCTTTCAGAATTTATCGAGGCAGAGCCAGGGGCTATTTACCAGGTAACACTGGGGTTCAGAAAACAGCACTCTGCCTACTTCTGCTCAGAAGGGGGTAACACCGAAACAGAGCTGACAGAGTTCAGCGCTACAGACGGCACCAACTGGGATGAAGCGGACCAGCACTACTATAATGATTACTACTACGAAGACTATTATTACGACGAGGATTACGACTACAGCCAGCGTGACAATCCCTGCAACGGCTCCTATTATGGCAGAAGGCGCAATGTAAGTACTAATATACTGGCCTCCGACCTGAGCATTATTGCCAAACGTGGCGACGATGGCAAATTACTGGTGGTAGTAACCGATATGAAAACCACCCAGCCCCTGGCAGGTGTATCGGTTAAAGTGCTTAACTACCAGCAGCGGGAGATCAGCAGCGGCACCAGTAACAGCGATGGCATGGCAGAGCTGCTGCTGGACAAAAAGCCCTTCCTGCTCGTAGCCTCCTATGGGGGCCAGAGGGGATACCTAAAGCTCGACGATGGTACCGCCCTCTCCTTAAGCAATTTTGATGTGGCCGGCGAGAAAATAGAACGCGGCATCAAAGGCTTTATTTATGCCGAACGTGATGTATGGCGCCCGGGAGATTCTCTGTATGTAAATTTTGTGCTTCAGGACCTGGATAAAACCCTGCCTAAGAACTACCCGGTGGTGATGGAGCTTAGCAATCCGCAGGGCCAGCTCATCCGCAAAATGGTAAAAGCCAATCCGGTGGGTGGGTTTTACGCTTTCCATACTGCCACCAGCCCCGATGCCCCTACCGGCAACTGGACAGCCAGAGTGAAAGCCGGTGGTGCTACCTTCAGCAAAACCATTAAAATAGAAACCATCAAGCCTAACAGGCTTAAGATCCGAATGTCGCTGCCCGATGGTACGCTTCGTGCCGGTCACAGCAATCTGGTGATCCTTTCAGTGAACTGGCTGCATGGCGCAACTGCAAAACACCTGAAAGCAGATGTGGAAATGATCGTTGTCCCTGCTGTCACTGAATTCAAAAAGTATCCGAACTACATATTTGATGACCCTGCCAAAAAATTTGAATCTGAAAGCCAGCTAGTCTTTGAGGATCGGGTGGATGATAACGGGCTGGCCAGGTTCAACATCAAGACCGGCAATTTCAGCCAGGCACCCGGGATGCTGAAGGCAGTACTGAAGACCAAAGTATTTGAAGAAGGTGGTGATTTCAGTGTTGACCGTCTCTCCTTCCCGCTGCAACCCTATGAAAGCTATGTGGGCATTCAGGATAATAAGAAGCAGGGATACGAAATGCTGGAAACAGCCCGGCTGCAGCAGGTAGAGCTGGTAACGGTAGATACTGCCGGCCGTGCACTTGGCCGGCAGGATGTAGAGGTGGAGCTGATCAAGCTGGACTGGAGCTGGTGGTGGGATCAGAACGAAAACAATGCCAACTACATGAGCCGCACCCACCAGAAGGTGTACAGCAAAGGTAAGGTAAGCACAATAGCGGGTAAAGGCAGCTGGCAGTTTAAAGTAGACCATAACGACTGGGGCCGCTACCTGATTCGTGCAAAAGACCCTGTTTCCGGCCACACCACTGGTAAAATTGTGTACATCGACTGGCCAAATACTTACGATCGCTCCGGACGTCAGAACCCTGGCGGAGCCGCCATGCTTTCCCTTTCTGCTGATAAAGAAAAGTATGGGATAAAAGAAGAAATGAAGCTCTCCTTCCCCTCACCTGCGGCCGGCCGTGCGCTGGTGAGCATTGAAAATGGCAGCCGTATTATCCGTACTTTCTGGGCCGATGTACAAAAGGGCGAAACCACTGTAAATATCCCCATCAGCGCAGAAATGACCCCCAATGCCTATGTGCACATATCATTACTGCAGCCCCACAGCCAGACCACAAACGACTTGCCGGTGCGGCTATATGGTGTGCTGCCGGTGCTGGTAGAAGACCCTGCCACCCACCTGCAGCCCGAAATACAGATGCCCGAAAAGCTGCAGCCTGAAACTCCTTTTAGCATTACCGTCAAAGAAAAAGCCGGCAGGAAAATGACTTATACCCTTGCCGTGGTAGACGAAGGCCTGCTGGATATAACCCGCTTCAAAACCCCAGAGCCCTGGAAGGCTTTCTATAAGCGCGAAGCACTGGGCGTTAAAACCTGGGATATGTACCAGTATGTGATTGGCGCCTATGGCGGCCGGCTGGAGCGCCTGCTGGCCATTGGTGGCGACGAGGCAGGACGTAAGGTGGAGGGCAGCAAAGTAAACCGCTTTAAACCGGTGGTTAAATTCCTGGGTCCCTATGTGCTGGAGGATGGTGCCAGCAACACCCACAACCTAAGCCTGCAGCCTTATGTAGGATCTGTCAGGGTAATGGTGGTAGCCGGCGAAGAAGGAGCCTACGGCCAGGCCGAAAAAACCGTGCCTGTAAAACAACCCCTGATGCTGCTGGGTACCCTGCCCCGCGTACTGGGCCCTGGCGAATCCGTATCCCTGCCGGTAAGTGTTTTTGCCATGGAAGATGGTATTCGCAATGTAAATGTAGATATAAAGCAAAACGAGCTCCTAAGCCTGGCAGGCGAAAGCAGCCAGCAGCTAAGCTTCAGCAAGCCCGATGATCAGACTGTTTATTTTGACCTGAAAGTACAGCCACGAGTTGGTGCCGGCAAGGTTAAAATAGAAGCCTACTCAGGCAGCCACAAGGCCAGCTACGATATCGATATCCCGGTGCGCAACCCTAACCCACCGGCAACAGAAGTGTACCAGACCATTGTACCGGCAGGCCAGAGCTGGAATCAGAGCTTTGCAGCGCTGGGCATGGCTGGTACCAACAAGACGTACCTGGAGGTATCGAATATGCCATCATTTAATGTAGCGAAGCGGTTACAGTATTTAGTTCAATATCCTTATGGCTGTATTGAGCAAACTACTTCTTCGGCATTTCCGCAGCTGTATGTGCAGAGCACTACCGAGCTGGATGCACACAACAAGCAGAGCATAGAGCGCAACATCAAAGCAGCCATTGACCGGCTCAGAGGCTTTCAGCATAGCAGCGGTGGCTTTGGATATTGGCCCGGTGTGCACGATGCCGACGACTGGGGTACCAGCTATGCCGGTCATTTCCTGGTAGAAGCCGCTAACCGTGGCTATGCCGTACCTGATGATATGCTGAAGCGCTGGAAGAAATACCAAAAGCAAAAAGCAGAGAACTGGCAGCGCAACAGCCGCTATAATGACGACCTGAACCAGGCCTACCGCCTTTACACCCTTGCCCTGGCCAAAGCACCCGAAACAGGTGCCATGAACCGCTTCCGCGAGCAGCGCAACCTAAGCACTGCCGCCCAGTGGCGTCTGGCTGCTGCCTATGCACTGGCCGGACAAAAAGAAGCTGGTATGGGCATAGTAGCAAAGCTTGGCAAGGAAGTAACCACTTACAGCGATCCAGGCGATAGCTATGGCTCTGCCCTGCGCGATCAGGCCATGATCCTGGAAACCATGCTGCTGCTGGATCAGGAAAAAGAGTCTATGGACCTGGTGATGAAAATCTCGCAGGCCCTAAGCGAAGATAGCTGGATGAGCACCCAAACTACTGCCTATTGCCTGATTGCAGGTGGCAAGCTTTATGAAAGAAACAAAGACACTGGCAACCTGGACTTTAGCTACAGCCTCAACGGAAAATCTGAAAAAGCAGCCACTGCCCTACCCCTGGTACGCAAAGAGGTAAACATTTCCGAGAAGGTAAATAACCAGCTGGCGATCAGCAACAGTGGTAAAGGCAAACTTTATGTGCGCGTATTCAACACAGGCACACCTGTTAACGGCGATGAAACTAATGCCGAAAACCACCTGAACCTAAACGTAGTTTACCGCGACATGCAGGGCAATGTAATAGATCCCACAGGCCTTGAGCAGGGAACAGATTTTATGGCAGAGGTGAGTGTATCTAACCCGGGCACCAGGGGCAACTATAAAAATCTTGCCCTGTCGCAAATATTCCCCTCCGGCTGGGAAATTCACAATGCGCGAATGGATAGTCCCGGTACTGTAGAAAAAACAGGATTCGATTACCAGGATATCAGAGATGACAGAGTGTATACCTTCTTTAGCCTGAATGCCCGGGAAAAGAAAACTTTCCGGGTGCTGTTAAATGCAAGCTACAGCGGTAAATTTTACCTGCCGGCCGTAAGCTGCGAAGCCATGTACGACAATAGCATCAGTGCCCGTAAAGCCGGCAGCTGGGTGACCGTTGGCAGAAATGGGCTGGCAGAGAAATAA